A window of Syntrophorhabdaceae bacterium contains these coding sequences:
- the nusG gene encoding transcription termination/antitermination protein NusG has translation MEKKWYVVHTYSGYEQKVKETLQENIKLNKLDDYFGDIIVPSEIIMERVKGQIKKSQRTVFPGYIIVNMVMNNDTWYLVKNTPKVTGFVGYDKMNPPPLPEEQVNEIIYAIQEGKGKIKPKIRFDKGDTIKVTEGPFNNFTGTVEEIKPEKGKVRVLLNIFGRTTPVELDFIQIEKT, from the coding sequence ATGGAAAAAAAATGGTATGTAGTTCACACATATTCAGGATATGAACAAAAGGTAAAGGAAACACTCCAGGAGAATATTAAACTGAATAAGCTGGATGATTACTTTGGCGACATCATTGTTCCTTCTGAGATAATTATGGAGAGGGTAAAGGGTCAGATCAAAAAATCTCAGAGAACTGTCTTCCCTGGGTATATAATAGTTAATATGGTGATGAACAATGATACCTGGTATCTTGTAAAAAATACACCAAAGGTTACAGGTTTTGTAGGATATGATAAGATGAACCCCCCTCCCCTCCCAGAGGAACAGGTGAATGAAATTATATATGCAATTCAAGAAGGTAAAGGAAAGATAAAACCTAAGATAAGATTCGATAAAGGAGATACAATAAAGGTAACTGAAGGACCTTTTAACAATTTTACAGGAACAGTGGAGGAGATAAAGCCTGAAAAAGGTAAGGTCAGAGTCCTTCTTAATATATTCGGGAGAACAACCCCTGTGGAATTAGATTTTATCCAGATTGAAAAAACTTAA